ACCTGGGATGTAACGTTTGAATTGTGCTTCATGACATCACGGCGAACATTTAGTGATTGAAAATAGTACGATCTTGCAGCTCGAAGATCCCCATCATAATATTTAAGATCTCCAATTTTATTAAGTGAAACAGAAAGTGTATGTGTAATCTGAAGAACAACAATTTCAAAGCAATAAGTTTACAACAAACACATTTTTTCACTCCAAAGTAAATAAAAGCAAGGATCTAATGAAATAACCTCCAAATCATCTTTAGGCAACTTTGACAGGAATTCAACACTTTCTTCAAAATAAGTAACTGCAGAGCTGGCATCACCTATTGCCCGGCTGCAGCAAAATGATGTTAGCATGAGAATCACAATCTTTCATATTTTGTGATTAAGAGATATTGTTAGAGAATAAACAAGTGAATATAAGAGCAGAGAATAATATCATGTAAAGGCAATGATTGAATTGACTTGTACGTGATGTCAGAAGAAAAAATTATTCTAAGTGCGATGAATAGTGAATTTGCTTTAAATCATGTTGCATAATTAGGTACCAATTTAGTCCATCAAGAGTGCTAAAAGGTAGCCACGAGTCAGCCTTGGTTGTAAGGTGGTCCAGATAGTCTTGCTTAGTAAGCCAAAGTTTGATCTATGAAGCCCAGGTATCATAGTTGCTCGGTTGCTCCTGTCCAAACTCAGCATTGGGAGGGCTGATATAGGTCCTTGAGGCAGGTCACTAGAGAAGGGTCGAAATACAAACAAAAGGGGGAAGCAAGATGACAACAAGATTTCACTAGGTTGTGGAAAGTGGAAACACTAAATGCCGCCAAATCAGCATAGAGATGAGCTTGGAAACTATGGCATAATGAATGGCTGAGGCCCCAACTAGCACACATTGCTAGAGATATgctcaagagagagagagagcaacaTATGAGATTAGTGCATCTGGGCACATGTTTAGTAATTTTAAGTCTAAACCTGAAACTTAGGGAGCTTGTAGATTGACTGATAGTGAGCCTGGTTATAGAGGTTTTGGTTGGAATGATTGCCAGAAAATTCTCCATCGGTAGAAAACAACTGTGGTGGATAGGAGAATATAGATGGAGTGAATGACTACATGACAATGATGGAGCAGCTAACTCAAATCAAAAACATGTTTGTTGAAGGAATAAAAATTTACCAATAGTCAATGGGTCAACCAAGTAGGCTCTAATACCATGTTGAGATGAAGAGAAGACAGGGACAAGAGACAAGACACGAGAAATATGATGAAATTTGTGTATTAAAATGACATGAGAGGCTCAATTAGATGTAATGATTAAAAGAGTATCATATTATCCTAATTATTGTTATTAGGATATTATTAGTCTACTTACATTTTTTACATATGTTCCGATGAGGAGTGCTACCAACACACTATTTCAAACAAACTCTCCACCACACTTCATGTGATtggtttatttttcaaaaagtcAACACATTTgtctcattttttaaaaaatgtgttgACTTTTCAAAAAACAAACCAATCAAATTGAATGTGTTAGAAAGAGTGTTCAAAAGagtgtgttgctagcatttctcATGTTCCGACACTCTGAATTATTTTTTGTACAATTTAAGTCTTAGTTATACAAACTTTGTATCAAGTTAGTCGCTTTTGTGGATTAAAAGTGAGATACAAGAATGGCTAATGAGATAACTGGTAAGAGTTGTATAAATTCAAGGGCCAACTCATATACTAATAAATGTAGGGACTTGTTAAGGTCCCTAAACTAGAAGAGGAGAATAATGCAAAAGGATTTATTGCTTAATCTATATAAACTTTGTTGAACTTCATACATTAGAGGGAAAGAAAGGGAATGAGAAAACATACCAGCAGTCACCAAGCATGCCCAAGACTGCTCCAAGCTGTGAACATAGCTCTGAAGAATTACCCACTTTTTCTAACTGACTACGAATGTCTGCAGCACAAAGGCTGAGTCTTGATTTTGCACTTTCTAAATTTTGAGCACGGAATGCCTGTAGTTGAATAGCATATCCCAAAAATGCTCATTATTAAGTAGTAGAACAAAGTATAAAATGAACTTCTAACTTTACCAAAGCTAGAGTCCCCATCAACAACGCAACTTCCAAATAAAGATATTTTCCAAAACATCCAATCATATATACAAGCTCACTATGTTCAGGAGTTATTAACATCATTGCCAGTTACCACTTCTATATAATaatctacaaaaaaaaattcaaggagCCTTCTTCATTTAATCCTTCATACAAGATTTAATATTAACATTCAAAAAGGTCATACTTACCCTCATGGCCTGTTGCACCAGAAAAGAACCTCTTTCCAAAGAAACATCCTCATATATGACTGATTTACTCTCTGTTGCTTCTTCTCCTTTGTCTGAACTAACAGACCTTTTGATCCTCCCATGCCCTTCGATAAAGCGATCAACTACACCTTGAAGATTAGCATCAGGCTCGATCTTCACAATATCAGCCCCACACAACGGGCAGTCCTTAAAGCGTGATACACATGCTCTAATTTCAAATAATTAGAAAGTCAGAAATGAGCTAAAAGTAGAGTATATGcaatgtaatatatatatattcgaGAAATAAACACGGGGCATGACGCGCATACTTGCAGAAAACATGAGAACAAGGCACACATTTGCTGGTGTCGAAAAGCAGCGCCTGGCAAACCATACAGCTAAGAGGACCAAGCTTAAATGTCTGCGAGTCATATCCAAAAGGGCATTTCGGCGAGGCACTAGCCGAGTCGTTAGCCTCTTTCTTCACCTTACTATCAGGCTCTACCTGATGTTTTATCGACATCTCACCGGGTTTTTTAGAGCCATTATTATCATCAGGCCGCGCCGCTTTGACAAAAGGGCAAACTGGTGTCATATTGATCCAGAACAAGAACCTGCAAAAGACAACATCTTTGAACTCAGCTAGTTTTCCTTGTCAAAACAACttcctaaataaataaatgggcATGCAAAAACCAATAAAAATAATCAACCCTCATCAAAAAAATtcacaataaaattaaaaaaaataaaaaatcctatCAACTTTCTACATCAAGAACTGAATAATTTGATTTAACTATTTTCTACACCAAACAATAATACTCAGCATTTCTAGAAAAATTGCATCAAAAAATGAAATTAGAAAAATTGCAACACTTTTTTGTGCCCTAATTACTCTAGCATCATCGATTTTGAATCGAGGAACATTCAATCAAAAGCGAGATTCAGGTTTCTTGAGATTCAAACaaaattggaaaagaaaaagaagaaaaaaggtgAGAATGTTACGGGGTTGAGCGAGAAGAAAGTCGAAGTTGTAAAACGACGTCGCTGGAGGGGGTTCTCTGACGTTGGTTCTTTCTATCTTCTTCTACCTTGGGTCTGGTTTtgttgtgtgagagagagactGATGCCGATGGTGCTGAGAAAAATGTGGATGATGGATGATGCTGTTGGTTGGAGTTCTAGGTTGGTTTATCTTTTATATTTCATTTATAGTCCCTCGTTTATCGTGTATTTCACAAGCAACCATACTAAAGAACCAGTAAATATGACACAACCGAAAACTATGAGGCTAATCTCCTCGAGACTCAGAAATCACATTAAGTGGTTAGGTCTCTCCCAACAAATCATTCTCTATATGCACCACCCAAAAATTGAATCCTACACTAAACGTTTAAGGAACCCGACCATCTATCTTTTGTGTTAATACATTGTTACGATTGTTTGATAACTGTTATATGCATATAAATTTAGCAAGATTGGGGAATTTATTTATTAAGAAAGCTAGCATGAGAATAAAACTCTCATGAAAATGGGGAAGGCCAGACATAAAggatgtgcctcattaaaattCTACTATACAAAATCAATATGAGATAAAAACCTACTGAAGAAAAAAGA
This portion of the Lotus japonicus ecotype B-129 chromosome 3, LjGifu_v1.2 genome encodes:
- the LOC130743286 gene encoding protein NCA1 translates to MTPVCPFVKAARPDDNNGSKKPGEMSIKHQVEPDSKVKKEANDSASASPKCPFGYDSQTFKLGPLSCMVCQALLFDTSKCVPCSHVFCKACVSRFKDCPLCGADIVKIEPDANLQGVVDRFIEGHGRIKRSVSSDKGEEATESKSVIYEDVSLERGSFLVQQAMRAFRAQNLESAKSRLSLCAADIRSQLEKVGNSSELCSQLGAVLGMLGDCCRAIGDASSAVTYFEESVEFLSKLPKDDLEITHTLSVSLNKIGDLKYYDGDLRAARSYYFQSLNVRRDVMKHNSNVTSQVLDVAVSLAKVADVDRNIGDEKLATDGFQEAIDLLESLSLESEGSGLEQRRLSVLDFLRNQLADKTEQTEQTV